The nucleotide sequence aacaaatcaaaatcatgaaaaatgtAAAACTAGTAACTGAAatctaagagagagagagagagagaagcgTACAGTCTCCGAGAATAGTTGGAGCACCAACAGCAGCCTTGACAGCAACCTCAAGAGCCATTTGCGATGAAATCAATGTAAGCAACGTGAAATGAAATGGCGAATGTTTGTGTTTTATAATCTTTGTTCCAACCTTGTACGGTAAATGTGGGTCATTTTCTCATCCTAAAATCTGGACCACCATTCTAATTTCTATGcggtaatttttattttatttttaacacattcaaacaatttaaataattgCCATCACTCGATTACAATCAAACAATCTAGATTTtaagtttaatatttttgcattaaaaaaaaaattatattgaaatatCAATCATCAAAAACTCAGTTAGACGATCATGATTGTGTTAAATGCTTTAATCTTCCAAAAAATGATGAGTTTGAACTAATAACCTCTTTATTGTGTTGATATCGTCCATGATCAAACTCTATGATTCCACAAATTTGTTACGTTAATCCAAGCCATCAAAGATTTACTTCATCAATATTGACATGTCTACATCGCTTCCATTACTAAAAACTTATGTGTCATGTTGTATGGAGTGTGTATATCCTGATgctaatttgtttataaaaagaaaagtaaaattacacaatttattctttaacttaatttcaagtaatatttttatcctttattttgttattttttttatttcatcatttatgttataatcAGATAACATTTTAAtctcttatctttttcttttttcaatttagtGACACGTTTTTTGTCATGCCATATTAACAGAACTGGTCGTTATCAATGACAAAAATGTGTTGGgtactattttgatatttttattcatgaGAAGAAAAAAGTATTAAATAATGATCCCGTGTTCCACGCCATGCcagtaaaattaaaatgtattgAGCACTATATATTGTCCAAGTTCCACCACACATTTACATGTAATTTCCTTCGCATAGGAAGAGGGGGGGAGGGTACCAGTGTGAGTGACCACATTTAAATGTAATTTCTTTCGGTTGGAGTTGGACCCATCGATGACACAAACTCGCATTACATTTGCGTCAACATCAGATTAATAAAGCTACCGACATGTATAACACAAATTGCTTTAGATGACTAAATTAAGACATTTCTTAATAATTGCAGTTGGATCTAACATAATATTGTGAATAAGATTTATCCCCGCTTATAAATATTGTTTGattatcttttaatttatatGAGACTTTTTAACATATACTTTCATCGTTTCACATCCAACATTGTTGAGTTTGATGCGTGTAATGAATGATAGATGGTCAGATAGCGGAGATAACTCAACAAATCTTAGATGAaattttaatatcattttaaGAATTACGATTGAGTCTAAACACTTAACATGCCATCTCTTATAAACATTTATCAATTATCTCTCAACCAATGCGAGACTCTTTCACAATATCATACTACCACCCCCAATACTTTGATTCTATCATAAATGGCAGACCTTAAATTTAAATGTTCGAAGTTTGAGTTCTTTTAGTCTTAAAGACAgattgaaatataaatatatttttataaataaaaaatagcatagTACCTACCCTACATAAAAACTCCGACGCTGTATGGATCGAGAGAACtataaactttgtgagaaaaCTTTTACAAAGGTTTAAACTTGTCTTCGAAAAATCATTAAGAAAGAATGAAAACCGAATAAGGttcctttcatttttttcacaACCTAATTTAGTCTTtaacaaaatcaatatcaaACCAGACCTTGCTATTTTTAAATTGAGGATGATTAATGGATTATTTagtttttcatatatattactTTTTGTAAAGGATTAAATTGAGTCCCTGAAAAATTATATAGGATCAAATTGGACCtttactcttaaaaaaatattttgacttaATATGAAAGCCTGAGATTTCTTGGAACATGATTTTGTAAATATTAAAAACTACGATTTTGATGTTCACCTATGTAAAATAATAAGCATTGCATTATATACACAAAATGATAGGTTCATATCAGGTACATTTGAAACTCCACATGTATTATGTCATATATTTTTagtaatgatttttgttttaggCAAAATGGATTACACGTTCCATCAATTTACATTCAAATAACGATTTagtcttttatttaaattcaaaCCCCAATTTCTGAActctactgacttgagcgtcagAGTGTCTGCAAGTACACACCTCATTCGGTCCAACGCTCACCGGAAGTACAAACTACCACCGTGAACCACCGCATTCAATCAAGCACCGATAGCCACCTTCAGATCAGGTACGATCAGTTTGAGTAGTTCAATTGGTTTGATCTTAATGACTAAAATAATTGTTGAGTTAAAGATCTAAGAGTTATAGAAGACGATGAGTTAATGGTGATcactattaaaataaaataattttgtttcacctATAAaactataactttttttagggcgtaaaaaataacttttgagGTGTATTACATTGCATAAgttaatataagaaaaaatgctCTTGTCCCTTTCAAAATTGTTCATTCCCTTACTTATGTCCAACATGAGTTAATTCACACTCAACTGTTTCCATGTGAGTTATCTCGCGCTGGACATTTTTTCAACGTAAGTTAACTTGCGTAAGCATGtgaataagaaaaaacaaaagggagaagagcaatttcctAATACAAGTCAAGTTGGGCTTATCCCACTAGATTggatgaaaattgcttttcctACTTCAATGTTTGCCTAGAAACACTATGAATTGACAAATCTAACCTCATCGTTAGTTAGTTGCCATCGGTTAATATACAACGGCAATTAGATACTTGACGACAGCTAACTGCCGTTGGGgttatattcataattttatgGTGTTTCTCAGCAAACTTTGAAGTGGgaaaagaaatttaatattGCTGGACCTAACAGTTTAGAAGTCCAATTTGGAAAGCTAAAATCCAAtccaataaataataataaattaaaaaaaaaaaattaaacctagTGGCTATTGAATGCAGTTTTGGACCTAACAGCTTTGAACGCTAGCTAAACCTTGTTTACTTGCGACATTTCCCATGGCGTTTTGTTTCACTGAACTTGCTTCAAGCTTATTCGGCGCAGCTTATCGCAAACCCAAACCCTTCACTACTCTTCTTTCCaccaacacaaaaatcaaaagaactATTCATTTTCAACCGTTAAACTCATCTCCAATTTCTACAATCTTCCTTAACAACAACCATCACAAACTCACTCGCCTCTCATCATCCACCTCATCTCCGCCTCAAACCACCGATGACTCCGACGACGTCTCCACCGTTATTCCACCTGATAACCGCATTCCTGCCACCATCATCACCGGTTTTCTTGGTTCCGGCAAGGTATCATCATCATTTCTCTTATCCATTTCAATTCAATCATTTCACCGCTTaatcaattttgacttttgatttcTACAGACAACACTGCTAAATCATATTCTCACAGCGGAGCATGGAAAACGAATTGCGGTTATTGAAAATGAGGtatgttgaatttgaatatcTATATGATTGTGATTGTGATTATTTCAGTGTTAATGTTTTGGTTTTATGTATATGATTGTAGTTTGGTGAAATTGATATTGATGGTTCTTTAGTTGCTGCGAAAACGGCCGGTGCTGAagatattatgttgttgaacaATGGCTGTCTTTGCTGTACTGTGAGGGGTGATCTTGTTAGAATGATTTCTGAATTAGTCACTTCCAAGAAAGGAAAATTTGACCATATTGTTATTGAGACTACTGGTATGTAACTAAGCaacttcaaaattcttcattgtgAAATGGAACTGCTTCTTAGGGTTTTAGTATCTAATATGATTTGACTGTTTGCATTAATACAGGTTTGGCGAATCCAGCGCCGATAATCCAGACCTTTTATGCTGAGGATACTATTTTTAATGAAGTCAAGTTGGATGGTGTTGTCACTTTGGTTGATGCGAAACATGCTGGTTTGCATCTTGACGAGGTTAAGCCAAAAGGTGTGGTCAATGAGGCAGTAGAACAGATTGCATATGCTGATCGAATAATCGTAAATAAGGTATTTATGACTAATTTATACTTATTTACAGGGTGGTTTTTAGTTTTTCGTTGATGAAAATTATGGATTGTCGAGAAAATGGGACATTGATTTAGATTTAGTAAATCGCTAACTAAATAATGTACAGTATGGTTATGGTTATATATCCTTCCATATAGCGAATTTTGAATTATTCTAAAAATTCTACATCAAGTTATGGAATGAAATAAATACTTTCTTTGTGCCGTTTGGATTAACTTCTCGCAAATCACTTCGGTGTTGTTAAATAGAGGCTATAGCACCGACACTATAGTACAAACAAAATGTTGGGAGATAGCAGCTATAGCGGCGCTATAGCACTGTCGTGTAGTAGAATTTTAACAAACCGTTATTTTCCGCTATTcgcaattgacaacactgaaaacggaaaaagaaatattaaaagaatCTTAAGAAATATGACTTTTTTAAAGACATCTTTTCAAATAAGATATTAactaacttatttttatttaagaatgGCTTTTAGTCTGGGGTATAAAACAtggattattaagaaaatagtCTATTATTCTTAGACAGCGGAGCATAGGGATAGTAACCGACCCCAAAATTCCATAACGGGATAGCAGGATGGCCATTATTTGAAACTTTCTTACATTCAATATTTCTACATGCATAAAAACTCAAACAATTACCTGTGACTGACAAGAAGAGGGGGAAAGTGACAGTATTGTTTTGGAATTTACAATGGAAAAGTTTTAAAATAGCCAACCACAAAGCCCAACATTTAaatcttaagtttttttttggaatttccCATCTAATTATGAGCTGCAGTACCATCTCACCGCATCACCAAACTGCTCTACTGCTATTGACTACACTATATTGCAGTATGGCCCCGGCTTGGTCTTTCTATGCATCTAATTCAAAATTATTCTTGAACTGAACTACGTAGTGTGCTGTGGAATGAAATGAATATTCTTTGTGCAAGATATAGATTCTATGGAACCGTCTGGTTAAAATTCTCAAAGAAATATTTATggaaaaagaaatgttaaaagaatattacaataaaaatgattttttttttttaaaaataaacgtCTCATATGAAGTGGAATCAGTTTCTGCATCTgaaaaatatcttattttacTTCTCCATGAACATCTATAAACTTTTAAGGATTTTCCTGCAAGTAATAGCCATAAACTTATTTTAACTGAGAATCTTCTCTAAGCTAGTCGTTAAATACGCAACCTCAAAGCCCCAACATTTAAATCTTCACTGTTTTTGTACTTttcaattgtaatttttttaaatacacaACCTTAAAGCCCCAACATTTAAATCTTAAGggaattttttggaattttcaatttcattaggAGGTGCAGCACCATCTCGCCGCGACAACTATTGTTTCGACTACTATAGCTTCCGTTGCGGCCACTACACCAAAATGCTCTGCTGCTATATGGTGCTATTGAATACTCTATATTGCAGTGTAGTTGACCTAGTCCTTCTACGCATTTAATTCAAAGTTATTATTGAACTGAACTATGTAGCGGGCTATGGAATGAAATGAATTCTTTGTTCTTTGTgcaagatatatattttatgaaactGTCTGGGTAGAATTCTCAAGAAACACTTGTGGTAAAAGAAATGTTAAATGAATCTTACAGTAATTATGAGCTTTTTAAAAACAGCTTCTCATATTAGTTGAAATCAGTTTATGCATCCaaaatatatcttattttaCTTCTCCATTAACATCTATAAGCTTTTAAGGATTTTCATGCAAGTAATAGCCATAAACCTATTTTAACTGGGAATCTTCTCAAAGTTAGACGTTAATACAAAGTGGTTCTTATAGTACTCTTCTCTATCTTGCACCAGACTGATCTTGTTGGCGAATCAGACATCACTTCTTTGGTCCAGCGGATTAGGGTTAGTGTCTTTCTCTATCTACTGTATCTAAGCGTTtagttatttttcttaattttaattcattattttgAAAACGTTTGACTGATTTTATTGTGTTATATATTCCAGAAAATAAACAGCCTGGCCAATTTAAAGAGGACGGAGTATGGAAAGGTGAACTTGGATTATGTTCTTGGCATCGGAGGCTTTGATTTGGAGAggtaccttttttttctttttctttcttgtttccttctttttcaattgtttaagaaaaaggaattttttaaTGTAAGTTTACTTCTTCTCGGCACAACGAGTTTAGTTTTAATCATGCCATCCTGCTAGCCTGTACATATACTCGAGTTATTTTCATTGTTTAGTTGACCATATGCTAAAATCATTCTCATTTCTCTTCCTAATGTATCTAATTGttgagttattttttaaaattttataactCATTCTTCTATCTaagttttagtttttatttaatgttCTAAGTAGCACTCACATTTTTCTACCCTTGTCAACTGCCTTGCTTTGTTGTCATGTTTAGTCATAACCTCATGGGTATTTAGATATTTCTTCGGTTAATATCttgttattatgtttttaccGTCCAAGCCTGAATATATGATGTGCATGTCTTCTTGATCTTTTTAAGGATTGAGAGCGCTGTTAATGATGAAGGATCAAAAGATGAAGATCACGCCCATAGCCATGACCATGACCATGAACACCATCATCATGatcatcaccaccatcaccatGAAGATTCACATGACCACAAGCATGGTACCTAAATTTGTCTTTTGTGTTGACTGTATTTGTGACATGTTATTCTTGTTTGTAACACTGTTCAGATTGCAATCCTTTTATAAGATTTGTCAATTAAAGTTAatcctattatatatatatatatatatatatatatatatatatatatatatatatatatatatatatatatatatatatatatcattgcttcatctaattttattatttgaatggTGGCCAACAGTTTTTACCTATTTGCTTCCCAATTCAATCCTTTCTCGTTTCATAAGGACAAATTATAAGGACATAGCTAATAGAATAGTATTAACTTTACTGCGTAGTTTTGCTATGAAGTGAGggcaacttttttgtttttatatgcaGATCATCACGCTCATGATCATAGTCACGATCCTGGCGTTTCATCAGTGAGCATAGTTTGCGAAGGAAACTTAGACCTTGAGAAGGTTAGTACATGCTATTTGTCTGCTTAAAACTAAGCTCATTAATTTGTCTTATTAATTTGGATGCTTGTGGGAATGCCTTTATTTTAGATGTTAATGCTGAAGCAAAAAGTCTTCGTTGGCATTTATGTGCTGGAAGCGTAACTAACATACCTTTTCTATAGGCTAACATGTGGCTTGGTACCTTATTGATGGAACGTAGTGACGACATTTATAGGATGAAAGGTCTTCTATCTGTTCAAGGAATGAATGAAAGATTTGTCTTTCAGgtaattttaaaattacttctatcctatttattgttgttgttttcaattAAGCGACATGAGTCAGGCACCGAGACACATATAACAT is from Medicago truncatula cultivar Jemalong A17 chromosome 1, MtrunA17r5.0-ANR, whole genome shotgun sequence and encodes:
- the LOC25485730 gene encoding COBW domain-containing protein 1; its protein translation is MAFCFTELASSLFGAAYRKPKPFTTLLSTNTKIKRTIHFQPLNSSPISTIFLNNNHHKLTRLSSSTSSPPQTTDDSDDVSTVIPPDNRIPATIITGFLGSGKTTLLNHILTAEHGKRIAVIENEFGEIDIDGSLVAAKTAGAEDIMLLNNGCLCCTVRGDLVRMISELVTSKKGKFDHIVIETTGLANPAPIIQTFYAEDTIFNEVKLDGVVTLVDAKHAGLHLDEVKPKGVVNEAVEQIAYADRIIVNKTDLVGESDITSLVQRIRKINSLANLKRTEYGKVNLDYVLGIGGFDLERIESAVNDEGSKDEDHAHSHDHDHEHHHHDHHHHHHEDSHDHKHDHHAHDHSHDPGVSSVSIVCEGNLDLEKANMWLGTLLMERSDDIYRMKGLLSVQGMNERFVFQGVHDIFQGSPERLWQPDEPRTNKIVFIGKNLNAEELEKGFKTCLL